In Montipora capricornis isolate CH-2021 chromosome 4, ASM3666992v2, whole genome shotgun sequence, a single genomic region encodes these proteins:
- the LOC138045788 gene encoding uncharacterized protein isoform X1 — translation MICTGISVTFLNMSYKFYLLMQMKAFKVWNNKRTIKKFVVGINCYEDLVTKGGEKLGVSAVKAVLEEDGTEIDNEYLEFLDPNNAIILLEQQENWTDKDNCNLPVSEGHGQLHETKKTPPVVPSGAKKQATITREMRLGPPIEEVKEEPVEEEVMKDAMIYGKNLAKPLSEYQIAVNKAAGKLALQSPVLLSNRGELYEKAREQVKVDGYSFKKGFSRSNSGTSSCSSSETETVSPKVKRAKRDKDERKREVDNLTTMVENVKGNLQFKQKRLEKAKTVHDYKQCDQLATEIRQLLKDKHDYEMQIAALQKSESKSSWYFKSKSKPKKADSRAMKGLNKTQSRLPQENKISFKSSPVTAVNSGNSTCINTKSAQRGMPSSLSTSEEGEEYHTEREKSMSDESKVTSPTGSERVEPPTAIEDAPSPTDTVILQGSTDEEDVRDFALTPPVTKELEGDLNIF, via the exons ATGATTTGCACAGGCATCAGTGTCACGTTTCTGAATATGTCGTACAAATTCTATTTATTAATGCAGATGAAAGCGTTTAAAGTATGGAACAACAAAAGGACAATTAAAAAATTTGTAGTTGGGATAAACTGTTACGAAGATTTGGTCACTAAAG GGGGTGAGAAACTGGGTGTAAGTGCTGTGAAGGCTGTTTTGGAAGAAGATGGAACAGAAATTGACAATGAGTACCTGGAGTTTCTTGACCCAAATAATGCAATCATACTGCTCGAGCAACAGGAGAACTGGACTGACAAAGATAATTGTAATCTTCCTGTTTCAGAAGGCCACG GCCAGTTACATGAAACTAAAAAGACTCCTCCTGTGGTGCCTTCAGGAGCCAAAAAGCAGGCAACAATTACAAGGGAAATGAGGTTGGGGCCTCCAATTGAG GAAGTTAAAGAGGAACCAGTTGAAGAAGAGGTGATGAAGGATGCTATGATTTATGGAAAGAATCTTGCAAAGCCCTTATCAGAATACCAAATAGCAGTAAACAAAGCAGCTGGAAAACTGGCCTTGCAAAGCCCAGTGTTACTCTCAAACAGAG gAGAGCTCTATGAGAAGGCAAGAGAACAAGTCAAAGTTGATGGATATTCATTCAAAAAGGGTTTCTCAAGATCCAATAGTGGTACAAGCAGCTGCAGCAGCAGTGAGACTGAAACTGTGTCTCCAAAAGTAAAACGGGCCAAGCGAgacaaagatgaaagaaaaagggaagTAGATAATTTAACAACAATGGTAGAGAATGTAAAAGGTAATTTGCAATTTAAGCAAAAGAGGCTAGAAAAAGCCAAGACAGTCCATGATTACAAACAATGTGATCAGTTAGCAACGGAAATAAGGCAGCTGTTAAAGGATAAACATGATTATGAAATGCAGATAGCAGCACTGCAAAAGAGTGAATCAAAGTCATCGTGGTATTTCAAGAGCAAGTCGAAACCAAAAAAAGCAGATTCAAGGGCTATGAAAGGTCTCAATAAAACTCAGTCGAGGTTGCCACAGGAGAATAAAATAAGTTTCAAATCATCGCCTGTAACtgcagttaattctgggaattCTACCTGTATCAACACAAAATCTGCTCAACGTGGTATGCCTTCTTCCTTAAGCACATCAGAAGAAGGAGAGGAATATCATACTGAAAGGGAAAAGTCAATGTCCGATGAAAGCAAGGTCACATCACCAACAGGATCAGAGAGAGTTGAACCTCCAACAGCCATAGAGGATGCCCCGTCACCTACAGACACGGTGATCTTACAGGGATCAACAGACGAGGAGGACGTTCGGGATTTTGCCTTGACCCCTCCAGTTACAAAGGAACTGGAGGGGGACTTGAACATCTTTTGA
- the LOC138045788 gene encoding uncharacterized protein isoform X2 — MDRTQKMKAFKVWNNKRTIKKFVVGINCYEDLVTKGGEKLGVSAVKAVLEEDGTEIDNEYLEFLDPNNAIILLEQQENWTDKDNCNLPVSEGHGQLHETKKTPPVVPSGAKKQATITREMRLGPPIEEVKEEPVEEEVMKDAMIYGKNLAKPLSEYQIAVNKAAGKLALQSPVLLSNRGELYEKAREQVKVDGYSFKKGFSRSNSGTSSCSSSETETVSPKVKRAKRDKDERKREVDNLTTMVENVKGNLQFKQKRLEKAKTVHDYKQCDQLATEIRQLLKDKHDYEMQIAALQKSESKSSWYFKSKSKPKKADSRAMKGLNKTQSRLPQENKISFKSSPVTAVNSGNSTCINTKSAQRGMPSSLSTSEEGEEYHTEREKSMSDESKVTSPTGSERVEPPTAIEDAPSPTDTVILQGSTDEEDVRDFALTPPVTKELEGDLNIF; from the exons ATGGACAGAACGCAAAAG ATGAAAGCGTTTAAAGTATGGAACAACAAAAGGACAATTAAAAAATTTGTAGTTGGGATAAACTGTTACGAAGATTTGGTCACTAAAG GGGGTGAGAAACTGGGTGTAAGTGCTGTGAAGGCTGTTTTGGAAGAAGATGGAACAGAAATTGACAATGAGTACCTGGAGTTTCTTGACCCAAATAATGCAATCATACTGCTCGAGCAACAGGAGAACTGGACTGACAAAGATAATTGTAATCTTCCTGTTTCAGAAGGCCACG GCCAGTTACATGAAACTAAAAAGACTCCTCCTGTGGTGCCTTCAGGAGCCAAAAAGCAGGCAACAATTACAAGGGAAATGAGGTTGGGGCCTCCAATTGAG GAAGTTAAAGAGGAACCAGTTGAAGAAGAGGTGATGAAGGATGCTATGATTTATGGAAAGAATCTTGCAAAGCCCTTATCAGAATACCAAATAGCAGTAAACAAAGCAGCTGGAAAACTGGCCTTGCAAAGCCCAGTGTTACTCTCAAACAGAG gAGAGCTCTATGAGAAGGCAAGAGAACAAGTCAAAGTTGATGGATATTCATTCAAAAAGGGTTTCTCAAGATCCAATAGTGGTACAAGCAGCTGCAGCAGCAGTGAGACTGAAACTGTGTCTCCAAAAGTAAAACGGGCCAAGCGAgacaaagatgaaagaaaaagggaagTAGATAATTTAACAACAATGGTAGAGAATGTAAAAGGTAATTTGCAATTTAAGCAAAAGAGGCTAGAAAAAGCCAAGACAGTCCATGATTACAAACAATGTGATCAGTTAGCAACGGAAATAAGGCAGCTGTTAAAGGATAAACATGATTATGAAATGCAGATAGCAGCACTGCAAAAGAGTGAATCAAAGTCATCGTGGTATTTCAAGAGCAAGTCGAAACCAAAAAAAGCAGATTCAAGGGCTATGAAAGGTCTCAATAAAACTCAGTCGAGGTTGCCACAGGAGAATAAAATAAGTTTCAAATCATCGCCTGTAACtgcagttaattctgggaattCTACCTGTATCAACACAAAATCTGCTCAACGTGGTATGCCTTCTTCCTTAAGCACATCAGAAGAAGGAGAGGAATATCATACTGAAAGGGAAAAGTCAATGTCCGATGAAAGCAAGGTCACATCACCAACAGGATCAGAGAGAGTTGAACCTCCAACAGCCATAGAGGATGCCCCGTCACCTACAGACACGGTGATCTTACAGGGATCAACAGACGAGGAGGACGTTCGGGATTTTGCCTTGACCCCTCCAGTTACAAAGGAACTGGAGGGGGACTTGAACATCTTTTGA